A region of Phosphitispora fastidiosa DNA encodes the following proteins:
- the rplU gene encoding 50S ribosomal protein L21: protein MYAVIATGGKQYRVKEGDVIFVEKLAAGEGETVEITDVLAVGEGEDLKVGAPFVDGAKAVLKVLSHGKAKKIIVFKYKAKKNYRRKTGHRQPYTKVTVEKIEA, encoded by the coding sequence ATGTACGCCGTTATTGCTACAGGAGGCAAGCAGTATCGTGTGAAGGAAGGTGATGTCATTTTTGTTGAGAAATTGGCAGCCGGAGAAGGCGAAACCGTTGAAATCACCGATGTGCTGGCCGTAGGTGAAGGAGAAGACCTGAAGGTAGGCGCTCCTTTTGTTGACGGGGCAAAAGCTGTATTAAAGGTTCTGAGCCATGGTAAGGCCAAGAAAATTATTGTCTTTAAGTATAAGGCCAAGAAGAACTACCGTCGGAAAACCGGTCATCGTCAGCCATATACAAAGGTAACTGTAGAAAAAATTGAGGCCTAG